One genomic region from Glaciimonas sp. PAMC28666 encodes:
- a CDS encoding sensor domain-containing diguanylate cyclase, whose product MTGLTDKVKPQDEVTAKRIPITSLAGIFVILVCLSLVFVDGWRSWTARKTQLQEVDIATSNMARAIAQHADDTIKEADTALVGLVERVQTDGTSPLALARLHRLLALRVDELPQLNGLFVYDENGRWLTNSQPTTATNVNNADRDYFVYHRTHSNVGPYIGLPIQSRSTGSWILTISRRINHSDGSFAGVALATISIAYFNKYYESFDIGQHGAIGLALDSGVMLTRRPLLKDSIGKNISNSLLLEDVNKGKAGTTIIKSGQDGISRINSFRRLDQYPLFVSAALSESEVLQDWRADTYLHSAGVLILLIVLGLVGLNLVGQIKRRVDAEAEIVQTRDALEKLNQTLQKLSLQDGLTGLANRRHFDIALEKEFNRAMRNASSLALVMIDVDCFKQYNDIYGHAAGDECLRRLSQVVKSSQNRPGDIAARYGGEELSVLLPGTDVSGALLVAENIRVAIRNLAIEHTGNPAGIVTISAGVDAFVPIRDENMPLELIQSADTALYSAKTSGRDRVCQNVNFVHGRVPLYTGSPTGVAS is encoded by the coding sequence ATGACCGGTCTGACCGATAAAGTAAAACCCCAGGACGAAGTTACCGCCAAACGCATACCCATTACCTCGTTAGCAGGAATTTTCGTTATTCTGGTATGTCTTTCTCTGGTATTCGTAGATGGCTGGCGCAGCTGGACGGCACGCAAAACTCAGTTGCAGGAAGTGGATATTGCCACCTCCAATATGGCCCGCGCCATAGCCCAGCACGCCGACGATACTATTAAAGAAGCAGATACCGCATTGGTTGGCCTTGTTGAACGGGTTCAAACCGATGGCACCAGTCCTTTGGCACTGGCGCGCTTACATCGACTGCTGGCGTTGCGTGTGGACGAACTACCCCAATTGAATGGTCTTTTCGTTTACGACGAAAATGGCCGCTGGTTGACTAACTCCCAACCGACCACGGCGACAAACGTCAATAACGCAGATCGGGATTATTTTGTTTATCACCGCACCCATTCTAATGTTGGGCCGTATATTGGGCTTCCGATCCAGAGTCGCTCCACCGGCTCCTGGATATTAACCATATCGCGCAGAATTAACCATTCCGACGGCAGTTTTGCAGGGGTGGCGCTAGCGACAATCAGCATTGCTTATTTCAATAAATATTATGAGAGTTTTGATATTGGACAACATGGAGCGATAGGACTAGCTTTAGATAGTGGCGTGATGTTGACGCGTCGGCCGCTTTTAAAGGACTCTATCGGCAAAAATATTTCCAACTCGTTGCTGCTTGAGGATGTCAACAAGGGGAAAGCGGGAACTACCATTATCAAATCAGGGCAGGATGGGATTAGCCGAATAAATAGCTTTCGACGTCTTGATCAATATCCTCTTTTTGTTTCCGCTGCATTATCAGAGTCTGAGGTGCTGCAAGACTGGCGGGCGGATACCTATCTGCATTCTGCCGGCGTGCTGATCCTTCTTATCGTACTTGGACTAGTTGGACTCAATCTTGTGGGACAGATCAAGCGGCGAGTAGATGCCGAAGCGGAAATCGTTCAAACACGCGATGCCTTAGAAAAGCTCAATCAAACACTCCAAAAATTGTCGTTGCAAGACGGACTGACGGGTCTTGCCAATCGTCGCCATTTCGATATTGCGCTGGAGAAGGAATTTAACCGGGCAATGCGCAACGCAAGCTCACTCGCACTCGTCATGATCGATGTAGATTGCTTTAAGCAATATAACGATATTTATGGTCACGCGGCGGGAGATGAATGTTTAAGACGCCTCAGTCAGGTTGTTAAGTCCAGTCAAAATCGCCCTGGAGACATTGCCGCACGCTACGGTGGGGAAGAACTCAGTGTGCTACTTCCTGGTACCGATGTCAGCGGGGCGTTGCTGGTTGCCGAAAACATCCGGGTGGCGATACGAAATCTGGCAATTGAGCATACGGGAAATCCGGCGGGCATCGTGACCATCAGCGCCGGCGTTGACGCGTTTGTCCCAATCAGGGATGAAAATATGCCTCTGGAATTAATACAATCCGCAGACACTGCGCTTTATTCAGCAAAAACCAGTGGTCGTGACCGGGTCTGTCAAAATGTTAATTTCGTCCACGGCCGGGTGCCACTTTACACGGGTAGCCCAACCGGTGTCGCCAGTTAG
- a CDS encoding Spy/CpxP family protein refolding chaperone, giving the protein MKNSLVTACLMSGLMFVGAASYAASPGTQPPLNAANASQQQDPVPATQKRLAELKQKLNLKPAQQAAWVTFSSDLAAQATMRAQSKEKMKGALGPDYQNLPTPEKMEKMVIIMRSNADFLSKTASITKAFYDGLSTEQKTIFDLFAKTSWNNRMKEQMR; this is encoded by the coding sequence ATGAAAAATTCACTCGTAACAGCATGTCTCATGTCTGGCTTAATGTTTGTGGGAGCGGCCTCTTATGCTGCCTCACCAGGCACGCAGCCACCGCTCAATGCCGCTAATGCCAGTCAGCAGCAAGATCCTGTTCCCGCCACACAAAAGCGATTGGCAGAGTTAAAACAAAAACTCAACCTAAAACCGGCGCAGCAGGCCGCATGGGTTACGTTTTCGAGTGACTTAGCGGCGCAGGCAACCATGCGAGCACAATCCAAAGAAAAAATGAAAGGTGCACTCGGCCCGGACTATCAAAATTTGCCTACGCCAGAAAAAATGGAAAAGATGGTGATCATCATGCGTTCGAATGCTGACTTTCTCAGCAAAACCGCTTCGATCACGAAAGCCTTTTATGACGGCCTGAGTACAGAGCAAAAAACCATCTTTGATCTTTTTGCAAAGACTTCATGGAACAACCGTATGAAAGAACAAATGCGTTAG
- a CDS encoding porin, whose protein sequence is MKKYMVAAGLFSAVASVAHAQSNVSIYGIVDAGINYTNNVGGKKLTQLQSGYANGSRIGFKGKEDLGSGLSAVFQLENGFLVDSGRAGQGGRLFGRMAFVGLSSTSAGTLTMGRQVDALGDYPGDLTANNSWGGTLFTHPFDNDTSSSFTLENSFKYTSPTVHGITVGSAIGMGEQTGSFAQNSTYSMGIRYKNGPLTLAGGFISLNHPGMKNGLPVAIDTGSISNADVNFVSDQQKTMGVGAGYVVGAATINVTYFHTKINHPFGMQSFPGQAENVDFYLRKLSTIEFNNLEINTLYRLTPTLTLAGMYAYTQGRAKLADGSANMKPAWHMLGAMIDYAFSKRTDVYTQIAYQRRAGQRTGTGLDNAHIAGTQNTSSGSEQGVIRLGLRHRF, encoded by the coding sequence ATGAAAAAATACATGGTGGCGGCAGGACTTTTTAGCGCAGTGGCAAGTGTGGCTCATGCACAAAGCAACGTGTCAATTTACGGTATTGTCGATGCAGGTATCAATTACACCAATAACGTCGGTGGGAAAAAATTAACCCAACTACAAAGCGGTTATGCGAACGGCAGCCGAATCGGTTTTAAAGGAAAAGAAGATTTGGGCAGCGGCCTGAGTGCCGTATTCCAGCTGGAAAATGGGTTTCTCGTCGATTCCGGTCGAGCTGGGCAAGGCGGACGGCTATTTGGGCGCATGGCGTTTGTTGGCTTGAGCAGCACCAGCGCAGGAACATTGACAATGGGACGACAAGTCGACGCACTTGGGGATTACCCCGGCGACCTGACAGCCAACAACAGCTGGGGCGGCACATTATTCACGCATCCATTTGATAACGACACGAGCAGTTCCTTTACGCTAGAAAATTCGTTTAAATACACCAGCCCGACCGTTCATGGCATAACAGTCGGCAGCGCAATTGGAATGGGAGAACAAACGGGTTCGTTTGCGCAGAATAGTACCTATAGCATGGGGATCAGGTACAAGAATGGTCCATTGACACTTGCCGGTGGATTTATCAGCCTGAATCATCCCGGCATGAAAAACGGCTTGCCGGTCGCTATAGACACAGGTTCAATTTCTAACGCAGACGTCAATTTTGTCTCAGATCAGCAGAAGACTATGGGGGTAGGCGCGGGTTACGTGGTTGGCGCGGCTACCATTAACGTCACTTATTTTCACACAAAAATTAACCATCCATTTGGAATGCAGAGCTTTCCCGGGCAAGCCGAGAATGTGGATTTTTATTTGCGAAAATTATCTACGATCGAATTCAATAATTTAGAAATCAATACGTTGTATCGATTAACACCGACCCTCACGTTAGCGGGAATGTACGCCTACACGCAAGGCCGCGCAAAGCTGGCCGATGGCAGTGCAAACATGAAACCTGCCTGGCATATGCTAGGAGCAATGATCGACTACGCCTTCTCTAAGCGGACCGATGTATATACGCAAATAGCGTATCAACGCAGAGCAGGTCAGCGCACCGGTACCGGTCTCGATAACGCGCATATTGCAGGCACCCAAAATACTTCCTCTGGCAGCGAACAAGGTGTTATTCGCCTCGGCTTGCGTCATCGATTTTAG
- a CDS encoding tRNA-binding protein: protein MSINHTVLTSLMDKGHPFDHIDHPDMEDMMANYLAMSQAFPYLQAGSQKDLFFQYLTSGKPIDRDLEVTTIVGNFLSWDETGGLYALLKRKMAGVSDILNTDVNFHANILKRDLHTIFGHSVIPKYGENTRLYLENLLENLSSPDAVERCATMVSFELHANQMIVSLWRTLTNTFPGFSKNDLRYFYMHVGGDDPAEKYHVEMTEKMISIIVDDEEKQKKFIDHFKQMYRLHIGWCTAIASPTNHASSLENIYDTTSAVSRSSDADTIASLSDFERIQLHTGEIVEATLNLKARIPAYILKIDFGKEMGIKVSSAQLTENYQVSDLIGKKIVAVTNFEKKRVAGVNSEVLVLATVCKNKGTLLLEANDNALKGSVVK, encoded by the coding sequence ATGTCTATAAATCATACCGTGTTAACTTCGTTAATGGATAAAGGACATCCTTTTGACCATATAGATCACCCTGACATGGAAGACATGATGGCTAACTATCTGGCCATGTCTCAAGCATTTCCTTATCTTCAGGCTGGTTCGCAAAAAGATCTCTTCTTCCAATATCTAACAAGCGGAAAGCCGATAGACAGGGATTTGGAGGTGACAACAATCGTTGGGAATTTTTTAAGCTGGGACGAAACGGGCGGACTGTATGCGCTGCTGAAGAGAAAAATGGCTGGTGTATCCGACATATTGAATACCGACGTCAATTTTCACGCCAATATACTTAAGCGCGATCTCCATACGATTTTTGGTCACAGTGTCATACCGAAATACGGTGAAAACACCCGTTTATATCTGGAAAATCTTTTAGAGAATTTATCCAGCCCTGATGCAGTAGAACGATGCGCAACCATGGTTAGCTTCGAACTACACGCTAATCAGATGATTGTCTCGCTTTGGCGTACGCTCACCAATACATTCCCTGGTTTCAGTAAAAATGATTTGCGATATTTTTACATGCATGTCGGAGGCGATGATCCAGCAGAAAAATATCATGTGGAAATGACGGAAAAAATGATAAGTATCATCGTTGATGATGAAGAAAAACAAAAAAAATTCATAGATCATTTTAAACAAATGTATCGATTGCATATCGGCTGGTGCACAGCGATAGCTTCCCCAACCAATCACGCCTCTTCGCTAGAAAATATTTACGACACTACCAGCGCGGTCTCCAGATCGAGCGATGCAGATACAATCGCTTCTCTGTCAGATTTCGAACGCATCCAACTCCACACGGGTGAAATTGTCGAGGCAACACTTAATCTTAAAGCGAGAATTCCTGCCTATATCCTCAAAATAGATTTCGGCAAAGAGATGGGTATCAAAGTCAGTTCCGCCCAACTCACGGAAAACTATCAAGTATCAGATTTGATCGGGAAAAAAATCGTCGCCGTTACCAATTTTGAAAAGAAAAGAGTTGCGGGTGTGAATTCCGAAGTTCTGGTGTTGGCGACGGTTTGTAAAAATAAAGGAACGTTGCTGTTGGAGGCGAATGACAACGCACTAAAGGGAAGCGTCGTTAAATAG
- a CDS encoding GspE/PulE family protein yields the protein MNKALPKILDLQQIFTWLLADGTVIKEEVKDFYAQAQSIFRNASIAIHPLSAVAQCKRLTAHTPHRPITLEWLTEWLAHKVALPFYRIDPLKIDFAKVADVMSATYAARFNILPVELTPTELVIATAEPFRIEWEPEIAKITRRNIKLVIANPVDITQYITQFFSLAKSIKSAHKSGGQELALRNNFEQLVELGKANKQVDANDRHIINIVDWLWQYAFEQRASDIHMEPKRDFSAIRFRIDGVLHQVYQVPAVVMIAMTARIKLLGRMDVIEKRRPQDGRIKTKTAGGQEVELRLSTLPTAFGEKLVMRIFDPEVVVKTLPELGFPADDAVRWDALTKRPHGIILVTGPTGSGKTTTLYTTLKALATSEVNVCTVEDPIEMVEPAFNQMQINQGIDLTFADGVRALMRQDPDIIMVGEIRDLATAEMAIQAALTGHLVLSTLHTNDAPSAIMRLLELGVPYYLLESTMIGIMAQRLVRTLCEHCKSGDGQVTDEVWRNLIKDSAIPKPHAVYQPVGCPECRQTGYRGRTGLYELLTVTPAFSKMIQAQTELQALKQQSISDGMKPLRIAGACKIIAGVTTVEEVLKVTSALI from the coding sequence ATGAATAAAGCGCTTCCAAAAATACTCGATCTGCAGCAAATCTTTACTTGGTTGCTGGCGGATGGGACGGTTATAAAAGAAGAAGTTAAAGACTTTTATGCACAAGCCCAAAGTATCTTCCGTAACGCTAGCATTGCGATTCATCCCTTGTCCGCAGTGGCGCAATGCAAGCGCCTGACTGCCCACACTCCGCATCGCCCCATTACTCTGGAATGGTTGACGGAGTGGCTGGCACACAAAGTTGCGCTGCCCTTCTATCGCATCGACCCGCTCAAGATCGACTTTGCCAAAGTCGCGGACGTTATGTCAGCGACGTACGCGGCGCGTTTTAATATCTTACCGGTTGAGCTAACACCAACGGAACTGGTGATTGCTACTGCCGAACCATTTCGCATCGAATGGGAGCCGGAAATTGCCAAAATCACACGGCGTAACATTAAGTTGGTGATTGCAAATCCCGTCGATATTACGCAATACATCACGCAATTCTTTAGCCTGGCGAAGTCGATCAAGAGTGCGCACAAATCGGGCGGCCAGGAATTAGCATTACGGAATAACTTTGAGCAATTGGTGGAGCTTGGCAAAGCCAATAAGCAAGTGGATGCCAACGACCGTCATATCATCAATATCGTCGACTGGTTATGGCAATATGCGTTTGAACAGCGCGCGTCTGATATCCACATGGAACCAAAACGGGATTTCAGCGCTATTCGCTTTCGCATCGACGGCGTATTGCATCAGGTATATCAAGTCCCGGCGGTTGTCATGATTGCCATGACGGCGCGGATCAAATTGCTCGGCCGGATGGACGTGATTGAAAAGCGCCGACCACAGGATGGTCGCATCAAAACCAAGACTGCGGGTGGCCAAGAAGTTGAGTTGCGCCTTTCGACGCTGCCAACCGCTTTCGGCGAAAAGCTGGTGATGCGAATTTTTGATCCGGAAGTCGTGGTAAAAACATTGCCAGAATTGGGGTTTCCAGCGGATGACGCCGTGCGTTGGGATGCGCTCACCAAACGCCCACATGGCATTATTCTGGTCACCGGTCCCACCGGATCAGGTAAAACCACCACTTTATATACGACATTGAAGGCGTTAGCCACATCGGAAGTGAATGTTTGTACAGTGGAGGACCCCATCGAAATGGTTGAGCCTGCCTTCAACCAAATGCAGATAAATCAAGGAATTGATCTGACGTTTGCGGATGGCGTGCGGGCCCTGATGCGGCAAGACCCCGATATCATCATGGTCGGAGAAATTCGCGACCTGGCCACCGCAGAAATGGCCATTCAGGCCGCCCTCACAGGCCATTTGGTGCTTTCCACACTGCACACCAACGATGCACCGTCGGCAATCATGCGGTTGCTGGAACTTGGCGTACCCTATTATCTGCTGGAAAGTACGATGATCGGGATTATGGCGCAGCGTCTTGTACGGACTTTGTGCGAGCATTGTAAAAGTGGCGATGGTCAAGTCACCGACGAGGTGTGGCGGAATTTAATCAAGGACTCGGCGATTCCAAAGCCGCACGCAGTCTACCAGCCGGTTGGCTGCCCAGAATGCCGTCAGACTGGCTACCGTGGCCGAACCGGCTTGTATGAACTCCTCACCGTTACACCCGCGTTTTCAAAAATGATTCAGGCTCAAACGGAACTACAAGCACTCAAACAACAGAGCATTTCTGACGGTATGAAACCGTTGCGCATCGCTGGTGCCTGTAAGATTATTGCGGGCGTCACCACGGTAGAAGAGGTCTTGAAAGTCACCTCCGCTCTCATCTGA